Proteins from a single region of Bradyrhizobium diazoefficiens:
- a CDS encoding toprim domain-containing protein, translating to MSRDASELARRLARDAEAVCRHYLSNGRRQGRYWIVGDVRNTPGRSMFVRLSGPDFGPGAAGHWTDAASGEHGDLLDVIRESCGFVEFRDVAGEARRFLSLPRAEPRRSLKPVRTPVPAGSAEAARRLIAMSRPIRRTLVETYLGNRGIKSVHDAGALRFHPRSYYRPDDGSPTETWPAMIAAVTDLAGRITGAHRTWLAPDGSRKAPVDTPRRAMGGLLGHAVRFGAADDVLAAGEGIETMLSLRCALPAMPMAAALSANHLAALLLPPTLRRLYIARDADAAGDTAVAALTQRAEAAGIEALVLSPRTGDFNEDLHAFGLGALWAALRIQLAPQDILRFMLFADAGAV from the coding sequence ATGTCCCGCGACGCTTCCGAACTGGCGCGCCGCCTCGCCCGTGATGCCGAGGCGGTCTGCCGCCATTACCTCTCCAATGGACGGCGCCAGGGCCGCTATTGGATCGTCGGCGACGTCCGCAATACGCCCGGCCGCTCGATGTTCGTCCGGCTCAGCGGACCGGACTTCGGTCCCGGTGCCGCCGGGCATTGGACAGATGCTGCCTCCGGCGAACATGGCGATCTCCTCGACGTGATCCGCGAGAGCTGCGGTTTCGTCGAGTTTCGCGATGTCGCCGGCGAGGCACGACGCTTTCTGAGTCTGCCGCGCGCCGAACCGCGCCGCAGCCTAAAGCCCGTTCGCACACCCGTCCCCGCCGGATCGGCGGAAGCGGCACGGCGGCTCATCGCCATGTCGCGGCCGATCCGCCGAACGCTGGTCGAGACCTACCTCGGCAATCGCGGCATCAAGTCGGTCCACGATGCGGGCGCGCTGCGGTTTCATCCGCGCAGCTACTATCGCCCGGACGACGGTTCGCCGACTGAGACCTGGCCCGCGATGATCGCCGCCGTCACCGACCTTGCCGGCCGCATCACCGGCGCACATCGCACCTGGCTCGCGCCGGACGGCTCTCGCAAGGCGCCGGTCGACACGCCGCGACGGGCCATGGGCGGTCTCCTCGGCCATGCCGTGCGCTTTGGCGCGGCCGACGACGTCCTCGCTGCCGGCGAAGGCATCGAGACGATGCTGTCGCTGCGCTGTGCGCTGCCTGCCATGCCCATGGCCGCCGCGCTCTCGGCCAACCACCTGGCCGCCCTTCTGCTTCCGCCGACGCTGCGTCGGCTCTACATCGCCCGCGACGCCGATGCCGCGGGTGACACGGCGGTCGCGGCATTGACGCAACGCGCGGAAGCCGCGGGCATCGAGGCGCTCGTCCTGTCTCCGCGGACGGGCGACTTCAACGAGGACCTGCATGCATTCGGCCTCGGCGCCCTGTGGGCGGCACTGCGCATCCAACTCGCGCCGCAGGATATCCTTCGCTTTATGCTGTTCGCTGATGCCGGGGCGGTTTGA
- a CDS encoding SMR family transporter: protein MAWLYILLADVFEIAWPFVLKRSVGLSKWTTVLSGVVFALPIFLLLGESVKCLPASTVYAAFAGIATVGTAIVGIAFFGESANLARLCSVMLVVVGLLGVKLFSE from the coding sequence ATGGCGTGGCTATACATACTTCTGGCGGACGTGTTCGAGATCGCATGGCCCTTCGTTTTGAAGCGCTCGGTCGGGCTTTCGAAATGGACAACAGTTCTATCGGGGGTCGTCTTCGCTCTTCCTATTTTTCTTCTATTGGGTGAATCCGTGAAGTGCTTGCCCGCTTCGACGGTTTATGCGGCCTTCGCCGGAATTGCGACCGTGGGGACAGCGATTGTCGGCATTGCGTTTTTCGGTGAGAGTGCAAATCTTGCTCGCCTCTGTTCTGTCATGCTGGTTGTTGTCGGTCTGCTCGGCGTGAAGCTCTTTTCGGAATAG